AAACCTAGAAACCTTGTGAAATCCAATTTCCTCTACTTGTTTCTTCAATCTGTTTTCTGATACCCTGAGGGGATccactttttttaaatgtctgtTCAGTAGCTAGACAGAAAGGTAACCAAAGTATCTGTTCATGACCAGTTTTCTAGTTGTTGTTTCATTTCCCGGGACAACCTTGAAACATTTGAGAGGTTTCTCTATTGCCACAAAAGAACTGGCCCCGCCCACCACCCACCATCACCAACATCTTTCCCACTCACTGCTCTGTGTGCTGTAAAAAGATCCCACTTCAAGGGCAAGtctctttcagacattttgtccaTGGGGACCAGGAGAAGATTGTGTtgcggggggaggcagggcaggagtgGAGGACGGGAAGGACAAGACTAGAggcaagcaacaacaacaaagcaaACAACAATACCAGAGAAAGAAAGCATGGACCTGTCACCGAAATCTCACTTCCAAGAAAAGACTCCCCACAAGGCCAAAACAGAATGCATTTCCCAAATGTTGCTTTCTGTAGGTCTAAGATTTAGGCATGTGGTCCCTATGGTTGTGGACCTACATTTAATACATTTGCATGGCATGTTATACTATCAAATGCAAGCATCAGTGCAGATATTTCTATTGGTGGCAAATACTTTAACAATCATTATGAATATTCCTTCTGTCATTCCTTCTGTCAGTTTGTTGAATTTATTAAATATATTCAATCAAAACTCTGGTATAATTTTAAATCATCTTATAATCATGAAATTCCTCATTAATAATCATGAATTGACATAAAAACAAAGACAACAATAATTGCCAAAATCCTAGAATTTCTGAAGAATTTAACCTGTGGTCTTTGGCAACTGATACTTGAAGCTTCATTGTCGTCTCACTTGAAGTCTACATCAGTATCGTTTGGTTTGTCACATTTGTGTTGAGATTAGACATCTAGTGATTTATGGAAGATCCAACATTACATTGTAAAATTTGGCAACTACTATACTGTGTAATTGCACTCAACCTTTTGCAACCAGATGAATGAACACAGAGCATCTAGGCTACATCAGTAACCTTAAAATCATACTTATCCAGTTTTCAACATACAGTCACACCTTAGGCTATATCGTCATCTGTGTCAAATTATTATACATTATGCTGCATATCATTACCTAATTCCTAGTACTTATAGACCTCAAGTTATATCCATAAAGTGTGCATTGGTCACCTTGGTTTGCTAGGTTGTGAGTTGACACCTTGAAAACCCACATAACCCATCTCCATGGAAAAATAAGCATATGGCTTAAAAACAAGCTTCCCTGTTCAGACAGCAAATGTTTACCTTCAAATTTGAATATCCTGAATAGCATATATACAAAAAACGTAATATCGTTTGACCACCAACACAGTTTTGTTACCAAGTACAGCTTTAAGCGAGGCGTCAATAAAATACTCTTTAAACTTAAATTGGAATTCAAGGCCAAAAGCAGCACAAAGACCAATTGCTTATAACAAAAAGTGTGGGCATTTGAGCACAAATGCCCTTTTCATCTGAACTCTCCCAATGGCTAGGCCTTAGAAGCTGATCCACAGTTACGCTCCGCATCATGTGCTTCCATGTGAAAAACTCATAAGAAACCTCATGAAAATAACAgttctctgtaaaaaaaaaaaagaaaagaaaaaaaaagaaatttaaCAAAAATATGAATAAAACACCATGCCTTGGGTGCCCCGGCAACTCACTAGATAAGTGCGCAgaccatgtaggctgaggccttaccgcagtggcctgggttcaaatccggccTCAGACCTTTGCTGCTTGTCTTCTCTATACATCTGTCTCTAtatctttcctgtcacactttacTTAGGCTAGAAATGAATGAAAAATTCAAAAATATGTTTAAAGCACAATGCCTACCACACATTTGTTATGGTTTGTGTGTTGGCCAACAGGATTCTACAAAGTTGGAGAGTCTTGAATCTTACATCCAATGCCCTCCAAATAATCACTGAGGGTCATACAGAAACTATGTCCTTCTGTGGCCAATTGACCACATCCATTGGCACAGATTTAATCAGACATTTGCAATTCCTTTGAATGTTTGAGCTGCCTGCTTAACATTCAGGTGTTTTCAATGAAAAATTCCATAACAATCTTGTAAAAATATGGTATCAAGCACTTTACACTTAATTACCTGGACATGATGTTCCAAGAAATAGTGTGAAATGTTTGGAAACCACTTAATGTTGACAGTAAGTAGTTTACCTCAGAAAAGTTACAGTAGGTAACCCTAACGCAATACCTTTTAGTCCAAACACAAGAGAATCTCTGTCAAAATGGAGTGTAAACAGTAAGCCTACAGCTACCTTTGCCCCACAAACCTTAAATAAATCCTTAAAATCTTACATTAGGCCCAgtacaaaaagcagtgtgtgtggagaaaaaTACATTGCACAACTAGTGGAAGGTATCCTGAAGTGACTGTAGTCTGGATGGGATTCAACTATTGTTCTCATTCCAGACTCTCTTCTGATACTCACAGCTGCTAAATCACTAGTAACATTTCCCTCTTTCCATGTCTCATCATGACTATTGACTTCAAATGACAAAAAACAGAAACTCAaaaggtgtgggtgtgtttctttTTTACCACAGGCTTGCTTTGAAACTGGTTTGTGCTTTTCAATTTAAGGGTGGAAAACTAACAGAAATTACGGATGTAAAACACAAAGTCTGTCTTTCCTTATCACCATTTTACATACCTTGCTTGGGGTGAATGTAATAAAATTTAAAATGTTGGGGCTGCCCATGGTTTAAACTGCAACGTGTGACCATCAGTTGACATTGACACATACGGCAATGTGCAACTGTCCCGTCCACATGTATCCCTCATGAAAACCTTGCTTAAATGCCAATCATGTTTCACCCAACCTGAGGCCATGAGTAACTGATGACAGATTTGCACAATTTAACTACATTCAACAGTTTATATTTTCTGTACTCCATCTCCAACATCTCATTCATGACTGAAACTTATACTACAAGGCCTGAAGCAACTCAACTGCCATACAAAATAGCCACCATTATAGAATTCCTAAAACATACTTGTCTTTCTGGATTTGGCCCAAAACGTGTTCATGTGCCTTTATCATGGTAATTAGGCTACTATAGGGATAAAGGGCTTCTCACTGTCTACAGTTTTTTTTCACATAGCTACTGCTGCACTTAGTAGGATCTTAATGGTCACATCTAATGAAGGCACTTTGGACATTCAGCCCTTTGTAAATAAGAAGCTAGTCTGCTATGGGGGGGAATAGTTTGTGTGGGGACAATCCAATGTTAAGTCGTTGATTAGCAAAATCTAGGTAGTAAAGGGCCAGCATAAGAAAAGAATCAGGAAACAAGATTCGGCCTACTTCAGCGCATTGATAAGTGAAACATGCTCCTTCTTTATGGGACTGCTTATTCTGCACAGTTGAGTGCTCGGCACAGTTACATCACCGCCAACTGGATGTCGAGCTTAAACTACGTAAAAAAGGAAATCAATGGTCTACAATTGCCGACAACAATTACTTCCCGAAGTGGTACGACATTTTAATGTCTAACATTCCTGGGATTTAGTTGGGTTGGACCGAGTAAGTTTCATGACAGCTGTTTACAACATTGTTTTAAGACTTGTTATAGAGGCCATTAAACAATAGCCTTGGTGTAAAATAATGTAAACTATGTTTATGTTGAAAAGCTACTTTAATCGCATTTCCATCGCTTAGAAAAAAATGAACTTACTGTGATGGTAACCTCGTGTTTTTTCAGTCGATACTTCAGACTCTTCATTGTGGCTTCTTGTTTGATGATGTTATTGAATGTTAAAAATCGAATCGCCGAGATTAATTCTACCTATCTGGGAGTGAAACGTTGTCTTTAGGCAATCAAATAAACTTAAATCTCTCCTGACCACTGGACGTCGATTTCACCTGACTCCTCACCAGTGGACCTGTTCAAAATTGACCTTTTCTAAGCCAATGAGACTCAAATATGCGCAACACTCTCTAGTTTTAAACCAATCCGCTCTGATGGGAGGAACTTCCTTGTTCGATGAGGCATCGGTACTTTTGAGCAGTTGAGGCTAGATATCCTGGGACAGTGCATAGGACAACCTGAGCGTGGTGACGTCAATCTTTACCTGAGGGTGGAAGGATCCGGCCAGAAATATATAAACTGGCGGGATAAGtctataggctactgtaggGCCTGTTTTGCTTTGCCTTATTCGATCATTTATACGTGTCATTTTAAATATGGTTTGACGTAATAAAAGGAGCCAATTCAAGACAAGCACACAAAAGTTATGAGGAATTGTTTAGACTGTGTATAGGCCTATGTACAGTATCAAACAAGTTTGCAGCTATCTGTAAGAATGTCCTGTTCACATTAAAGGAGCATTTTCaataaaaaggaaaacaaaaaccgGCCTATCTAAAAGCAAAAGGGATAATGGTAATTAAAAAGAGGCACTGCTAACACCTAAATTGCCTTGTTATCATTTGtacaaaacaaacagatgaCAAGGTCAAAAACAATAGAGTAACTAAGTAGAAAAGGTTGCCCCCTTCTGGCCCTAAATGTGCACAAAGGCCCTGCTACTTTGAGATGTCTTGCCATTTACAAATGTATCTGGCATAATAAGCAAAGAATAAGCACAATTCTGTGTTACTTCCAAGATAAGGAAGCATACTATTTCAGTATTAAAATATCAAGGAATTAAACAGGCTAGTGGCTGTACAACATCATTTCACAATGCACACATGCAAGAACAAAATGAATCACAGAACAAGGAAAAGGACAATATTTTTTCAGTATCAGCCAACTCAAAGGAAATACATTTAATTGGGGACCCACAAAAGGTCATGATTGCCCCTAGGTATCCTAGTGGAAGTTATAACACCGAGCAATTAAAGCAagctcgctctggataagagcgtctgctaaatgtaaatgtaaattagacAAGACAGAGTAccttgtttttagttttttttcttcaaatccTCATTCGCATGCTGAAAATTAGCCTGTGCTAGAAATGTGCCCTGGAGCCATAATATACTTGTGATGAAACAAGTATGAAAATGTGATTAAAAATGTGGGTTTAGAAACTAAACATATGATGCTATGAAGGGCTcaatagtaaaaaaataaataaaaaaacatcatCAGTATCAGCACTACTTAAAGTTAAATAATTTTCTTCATCTATTTTGATTGTGAGaaatttaaatacattattataaCATTAAAGGGTCTCCTGTCACATTAACATAAACacttaataaataataaaatgtatGACATACATTAGTCACCATATAATGACTTTACCTACATTAAGATTCTAGTTATACTGCTATGCATACACATTCTCATTTATCTATGTCCGGAGTGTAGCTCTcagttttcatagcaacagtgtTGCCATGGATTCCTCATAGCATTGCCATAGGTTCACAATTAGTATTAGTAGATTGAACCTGTATGCATTGCCTTCCTACCAATATGACATAATTGTTGCAATTGGATGTCCACAGAAAAAAACCTTTGTAAACAGGTTAAATCAAGCAAATAACCTTCAAAATAGAAACAATCTAGGGTCATATTATGGATCCCTGCTCTGTAATTACGGCCAGCAAATCTGGATGTAGTTGATGCCAGGATAATGCTACATACCAGAGGAGAGTGCCCAATGTTTACACTGAAGTAGTGTACAGTTGTACTCTATTTcagtgtacaacagtttgatggAGAAGGGATAATGATCAATTCCATATTAATGCATATGGTTGAAGAATGGGATGTCCAACAAGCTCATATAGGTGTGACAGTCAGGTGCCTACATACTTTGGACCATTTAGTGTAAGTATGTAAACTGTTCATAGGTTCATTGGTCATTTATTCCCTTTAATTCCTCCTTATCACAAGTACATTTCAGCAAACTAGTTTGTGGTCAATAATGCCATGCAACAACATGAAAATGAAAGTGGACATTTTATGATGTTTTAAAATTCTATTTAACAtaatttgtgttgttttttcatCATCTAGGTACTCAGTAAAGATATGTAAAATTCAAATGTCATTTGGTCAAGTAAAAACTTTCAGGTCAAGAAAGGTCATCAATATCAAGCGTATTTAAGGTATCTGGACAATTTTCAATGGGCTAGGGTTATCAAAGATTCCGATAATAAAAAATATGACTTGGCACAAAATGGCAAGTTATTTGCCATTGGTGAAATTGTGTAGAAATGTCTTTATTACAAAATTAtggcaaacaaacacagaataaCATATCCACTAAAGATTTCTTCTCACTAAGCATGAGCATTGTTTTTCTGACAAATACTGGACccatgaaaaagaaaaaaatagtttTAGATTCTTGCAAGCAATAAATGAGACTGATTCAATGGAATGCACATTAACATCAAAAAGCTGCTTGAGAAACATGCCCATCCTGTTTGTTTCGTAATGACAGGACAAAAAAAAGTAATGGCTGACAGCAACTCCAGCCTTAACTTGTTTTTCACAGGGTCACCTTTCAAAGCCAAAACTAACTCTTGGGACCTCTGGAAAGAAATTCAAGTGAAAAATGTAGTCCAACTTTCCActcaaaaacataaaaatagttATTGTACAAGTGGCCTGGGAGGCAGCAGTCTCGTAAGTGGAGGAACATCCTTTCAAAGCTTTCAGACGGCCTTGCGGTGGTATTCTGGGGGTGCCACCTCGTAGTCGCTGGAACTAAAGAGAGTTGAGGAGTTCTTCACAAGATACCTAGAATGACATTCCACAAAACAACTTAATTATTATTGCTCTTTATGTGAAATTAATGGTGTGGTACAGCAAGAACATTGAGATAAAATATATCCAATTATTAAATAAAAAGCCAAGTTTCAGGCTACACAACAGCTATCAGATTTGACTAATGACAGCTCTGATGCAGACTCCATTTGGACACTTAATGAGGTTAGTCTTGATATACACTGATATTTTTTTATCAGGGTATGGAATATCAGTAGCTATAGATATCCAACATAATATTTATTCACATTGACATCTGATGTGTTTTCAATGTGTTCCTTAAATTTTTTTGGGCAGTGTATAATACCTGTGGCCATCAGATAAGGAGAAATTGGTCAACAGGAAAATACGAAACAATTTGCTATCTGCATAATTTAAAGCCCTACCAGTTACTGTTATACTTGTTCAAGGCATACTAACAGAATTTAGTTGGGGTAATTGCACATGCATATATAATTTATGTTGCACCCTTATTTCAAAATAAATTAATTGAGAAGGTCAGTGAAGGTACTTGTAATTCCTGTACTATGTACTTCTTGGACAGACCTGAACATACTTAAGACAAGTTAAGTACCATTTCCATTAGCAGGCCTACTACTGCAACAGTGAGACTGTAGTTTCTACATATAATTATTCCAAATGGTGCAAAGCCTAGCTTGACTCAACTAGTTGACATGCAATTGAGGAAAGATGTCTTACTTGAGGAAGTCCTGCAGGTAGTTGAGAAGCAGAGCCAGACTCTTCTCATCTAGAGGTGTGTAAGCCAGCATAGCTCCAATACGcactgtacaatgaacacaaGTGCAATATGCAACAGTAAGCATAGGGCTTCGAAAATTGACTTAAAATATCTTATGTAACAAAATATCTTATGTTTACAAAAAACATCTCAACGTCTATTTATGGTCGACACTCACTCACTTCAGTACTGTAAATACTTTTGCACATTCAATCTCActggtttcttccattttttctcctcgaatgagtttttctgggagtttttcattgtcttccttgagggtttaggttggttgagggacagttctatgggcgtatctgaggccctctgtgacattgcttgtaaaaaggactACAAATACATGTTGATTTGATAATCCAATAATGATTCACAGGCTGACATGGAGCACCTATGTCAGAAACAATTCCACTATTATCCTTATTTTCTGAAATGCTCATACATTGCCATGGGGGGATTTTGCTTCTTGCTGCATTCTGCAGTTTAAGCCTCTGAAAGAGGCATTTATAGCTCTGCAGCTTTCATTAACAGACTAATAACCTTGGGGACCTTGGGCTGTCATTTGAGGCAGTGGTAAATGCTAACGTTTTTTATTTCTGCTTCAACCCATGGACGCGAAGCACTTAAGGGAGAATACTATGAAACACCTTACTCAAAAATACTTTAGGTTCAACAGGACCTAATTACTGAATGATGAACAATTAAAAGCTATTAGTGTCCTTCATTGGTCATTTGCATATCTCAAAATAATTATATGATTATCATAATCAAATCCAGAACGATTTGCACTAAAGAGTAATCAATTGTCATCACTGCTTATTTAAGCACTTTTATATTTGATTTCTGATAAGCACTTGCGAGGATACAGGGGGAAATTATTTAGCACTTTCTTCAGTGCAAATATGTATTACATTTGGATTGTAAGATGTAACTGCAGTGAAGATTTTGTGGTCTAGATTTTTTTTATAGGCATGGTGGTCTATATGCTTGTCTTTTGTGTGTCGATATGTACAAGCTTTTGAGGGTGCCAAAGtgtgtttttggtgtgtgtgtacagggacaAGTACCAAAAAGTCGGAGCAGGTGCGGGGCTCCATACACCTGGGACATGGGGGCTTCTGGATGGTTGGCCAGTATTTCGGCGTATTGGGGCCTTTCAAACTTGTACAGCAGCTGAGTGCCCAGCATGACATTGAAGTACTCTCTGATCCCCGCCACCACCTCATTCACCGCATACTCCCTGAGCGAGGAGCAAGAGGTATACAATAAACATGATATTCAACTGAAGAGTTTTCACCTGGGAGTTTAAATTTCCTATGTGAGCTTAAAGTGGCACTGCAGTGAGGCATTGTGCCACCAATTGCAGTGGGCTGAAGAACTGCTTGGATTATactctgtaaatgtatgtgCACTCTCCATGGTAAATTGCTTCCAATAAAAGCCTGTGCTAAGTGCCATTAATACATCAAATTGTTGGTGGGAATGAGGGTACTTCAAAGTAAGGTGTCTTTTGTGACCAAGCTTTTTAGTAGAAGTAAATGTAGTTCACCACAATCAATTATGTGTAATATACTGTAGTGTCTAAAATCTGTTCTGCTACATTTCAGATGATAACTGGTTAACTTGAGAAACAAAGCCAAATTATGGCATCAACCGTTTCATCTGAAGAACATTGGGTATCATGGCTGGTAAGGGGAACTATTTTAGCTTGAGTTCAGGAAATACAAGTTTTTCTTACTTGTTGTCTGACGTTCCTCTAGATTTTTTATAATTTGCATAGTCCTCCAAGACCGTTTCTACGTTCTTTTTAGCGGGCAGGTGGAAGAGCTGCAGGCAAGGCAAAATCAACAATTATTTAACACCAAGGTATTACAAACTCTGACAAACTAATGACAGCAAAAAGATTGCCGTCTTCATTAATGCCCATGATTATGTAATGCGATGTCTGACAAGCTACAACCATCGGGACATATGTGATGATTGGTGGCTAATCCTTAGCAACATTGACCTGTTTCTGCCTGGTGATGAGGTCCCAATCATCTACCAGCCAGGGCTTCAGTTCCTCTGGGATCTTCACCTTTACCTCCACACGATTGGTGAAAGTCTCCTCCTGGTAAAAAGAAGGGAATCATAATTAGGTTACAGAAGGTAAATCAGCCATGAAGAATTGAAAATGCAGCAAATGCCCAGCCgcaccctccccaacacacacaaaaatgcctACACTTTCCACTGTAGGGTCGACGCGTGCCCTTTTCTTTCGTGGTGGTTGTGGCATTTCTCCAGTGCTGGTGCCTTCACCAGCCCCTGGTGCTAAAAAAGATGGAAACAATGATAGTTGGAGTATACAGTATAATGcaggtcctaaaaaatatatatggttTATTTGAAGTACTTTCAGATCTTCAGAAGGGGTTACGACCACGTGGCCACATTTGACTTACTCTTCGGTTTCGTTTTCTTCGCTTTCCTGGGGAGGAACAAAAGCATTTTTAGAGGTCTTACCTTTTGTACATCTTATAACACCAAGTCTCAAATAAAAAAGGAAGAACCCTGCCAAACTTACAGATCAACATGTTTTTGCTGCACAGCTGGTATCTTCTTGCTCGGTGCTACACCCCTCATCTTTCCTTCAACATAATGATCCCTGAAGGAGAGACGAACACCACAACATTCATTACTTACAGGAGGGAAGCCAGACCATAAACTATCAAATCCTACAATATGATTTTGTCATAAAGACTTGTGCTCTTTCATTTAAAATCATCCATGCCATATGCTGTTCCTTTTTTCACTACATGTATTGTTACTGATATATTTAACTCAACTTAATAAAAGAAATCTGCAATATTCTTTGTTGACCGTTGCAAGGCCTTCATAAGGCTCACAGGCAACAAGTAGCAAAATATATGTGCTGTAATTATATTTCAAAATCAAACAGAGGAAACAAACTAATTGCAATCACTTTTTATGTTCTCCCATCTTCGAGTCATCATCGGCATTTCTGAGGAGACATTGATATTGACATATTGTATCTTATTTTTGCATTTACAGGCTGTGAATTGATGTTAATACAGTACATTTTTATAGAACTTTCACAAACCCCATGTCTGTCAAGAAATATATATGGACTTACTGGTTGGCCTTTTGAAGCTCTTTTTGTTTCGCAAGGTTGCTGTCCACATATTTGAGCACTCT
The window above is part of the Osmerus mordax isolate fOsmMor3 chromosome 13, fOsmMor3.pri, whole genome shotgun sequence genome. Proteins encoded here:
- the LOC136955052 gene encoding mortality factor 4-like protein 1 translates to MAPKQDPKPKFQEGERVLCFHGPLLYEAKCVKINIKDKQIKYFIHYSGWNKNWDEWVPESRVLKYVDSNLAKQKELQKANQNADDDSKMGEHKKDHYVEGKMRGVAPSKKIPAVQQKHVDLKAKKTKPKTPGAGEGTSTGEMPQPPRKKRARVDPTVESEETFTNRVEVKVKIPEELKPWLVDDWDLITRQKQLFHLPAKKNVETVLEDYANYKKSRGTSDNKEYAVNEVVAGIREYFNVMLGTQLLYKFERPQYAEILANHPEAPMSQVYGAPHLLRLFVRIGAMLAYTPLDEKSLALLLNYLQDFLKYLVKNSSTLFSSSDYEVAPPEYHRKAV